A stretch of the Capsicum annuum cultivar UCD-10X-F1 chromosome 8, UCD10Xv1.1, whole genome shotgun sequence genome encodes the following:
- the LOC107839300 gene encoding auxin response factor 9 isoform X1: MVLVEGYRGASVAHSQNTGMGSEDLYTELWKACAGPLVDVPRNGERVYYFPQGHIEQLEASTNQAVNQQIPQFNLSSKILCRVVHIQLLAEADTDEVYAQITLHPEAEQEEPSKPDPCLPDLPKRTVHSFCKILTASDTSTHGGFSVLRKHANECLPQLDMTQATPTQDLVAKDLHGYEWRFKHIFRGQPRRHLLTTGWSTFVTSKRLVAGDAFVFLRDGNGELHVGVRRLARQQSPMPQSVISSQSMHLGVLATASHAITTNTRFVVYYKPRTSQFIVGLNKYLEAVSHGFSVGMRFRMRFEGEDSPERRFTGTIVGTGDISSQWSESKWRSLKIHWDEPASMVRPDRVSPWEIEPFVAPTSGDVAQPGIKSKRPRPLDLPRTEIAVASASSPFWYPGSGPTLEVSHLGSITEVQSHDNQLFWSSKQNSSLSNGVSNTSCRTHISGAWQHSILENGSLNLLRDSIEDNKQLITRSALLDYGSPMSSRASNGLLHDLVDRGNKREISSSCRLFGIDLRNSNNTPTKAKEILGPNVASSSADQAPMVPDKSDVDKDQCVEHLNHSDEKEQVPLEALPKDTHKQGLTSSRTRTKVQMQGVRVGRAVDLTALSGYDNLISELEKIFDIKGELCPRNKWEVVYTDDEDDMMLVGDDPWPEFCNMVRRIFIYSSEEVKKMTPRCKLPILSVEGEATMPSVDSEVKP; the protein is encoded by the exons GTATGGGAAGTGAGGATTTGTATACAGAGCTGTGGAAGGCATGTGCAGGGCCTTTAGTGGATGTTCCTCGGAATGGAGAACGTGTTTACTACTTTCCACAGGGTCACATCGAACAA TTAGAGGCTTCAACAAATCAAGCTGTGAATCAGCAGATTCCTCAGTTTAATCTTTCTTCTAAGATACTCTGCCGCGTTGTTCACATCCAGTTACTG GCTGAGGCAGACACTGATGAGGTCTATGCCCAGATCACATTGCATCCGGAGGCAGAG CAAGAGGAGCCTTCTAAACCTGATCCATGCCTGCCTGATCTGCCAAAACGAACGGTTCACTCGTTCTGTAAGATTTTAACCGCATCAGATACGAGCACTCATGGAGGATTTTCTGTTCTTCGGAAGCACGCTAATGAATGTCTCCCGCAACTG GACATGACTCAGGCGACTCCGACCCAAGATCTGGTTGCTAAAGATCTTCATGGGTATGAGTGGCGATTTAAGCATATCTTTAGAG GCCAACCTCGAAGACACTTGCTCACTACTGGATGGAGTACATTTGTAACATCCAAGAGATTGGTTGCTGGTGATGCTTTCGTGTTCCTGAG GGATGGTAATGGAGAACTACATGTTGGGGTTCGGCGTCTTGCTCGCCAGCAAAGCCCTATGCCTCAATCTGTGATATCCAGCCAAAGTATGCATCTCGGAGTTCTTGCGACTGCATCTCATGCTATTACAACGAACACTcggtttgttgtgtattataaGCCAAG GACAAGTCAATTTATAGTTGGATTAAACAAGTATCTGGAGGCTGTGAGTCATGGGTTCTCGGTGGGTATGCGTTTCAGGATGAGGTTTGAAGGAGAAGATTCTCCCGAAAGAAG ATTTACTGGAACGATAGTTGGAACTGGTGACATTTCCTCGCAATGGTCAGAATCTAAATGGCGATCCTTGAAG ATTCACTGGGATGAACCGGCATCCATGGTAAGGCCAGACAGGGTATCTCCATGGGAGATAGAGCCTTTTGTCGCTCCTACTAGTGGAGATGTTGCACAACCAGGAATAAAGAGCAAAAGACCCCGACCCCTTGATCTTCCCCGCACTG AAATTGCAGTTGCCTCAGCTTCTTCTCCATTCTGGTACCCTGGATCTGGTCCTACTCTTGAAGTGAGCCACTTAGGTAGTATTACTGAAGTGCAAAGCCATGATAACCAACTATTCTGGTCCTCAAAGCAGAATAGCAGCCTCTCCAACGGCGTGAGCAACACTAGTTGTAGGACACATATCAGTGGAGCTTGGCAGCATAGTATACTTGAAAATGGTTCCCTCAATCTGCTCCGCGACTCGATTGAAGACAACAAGCAGCTGATCACACGATCAGCTCTGTTGGATTATGGTTCTCCGATGTCCTCAAGGGCAAGTAATGGCCTCTTACATGACCTAGTGGATAGGGGTAATAAGCGTGAGATATCTTCTAGCTGTCGCTTATTTGGAATTGACTTGCGGAACTCTAATAATACGCCTACTAAGGCGAAAGAAATTCTTGGTCCGAATGTTGCATCCAGCTCAGCTGATCAGGCGCCCATGGTGCCTGACAAGTCTGACGTTGATAAGGACCAGTGTGTTGAGCATCTGAATCATTCAGACGAAAAGGAGCAAGTCCCATTGGAGGCACTACCAAAGGATACACACAAGCAGGGCCTCACTTCTTCACGAACTCGTACCAAG GTACAAATGCAAGGGGTTCGTGTTGGACGTGCGGTTGACTTGACTGCACTAAGTGGCTATGATAATCTTATCAGTGAGCTGGAGAAGATATTCGACATCAAGGGAGAGCTTTGCCCTCGAAACAAATGGGAAGTTGTGTACACGGATGACGAGGATGATATGATGCTTGTTGGGGACGATCCATGGCC AGAGTTCTGCAATATGGTGAGGAGGATATTTATATATTCTAGCGAGGAAGTGAAGAAGATGACCCCTAGATGCAAGCTTCCTATTTTATCAGTAGAAGGCGAAGCGACAATGCCAAGTGTAGATTCAGAGGTTAAACCTTGA
- the LOC107839300 gene encoding auxin response factor 9 isoform X2 → MVLVEGYRGASVAHSQNTGMGSEDLYTELWKACAGPLVDVPRNGERVYYFPQGHIEQLEASTNQAVNQQIPQFNLSSKILCRVVHIQLLAEADTDEVYAQITLHPEAEQEEPSKPDPCLPDLPKRTVHSFCKILTASDTSTHGGFSVLRKHANECLPQLDMTQATPTQDLVAKDLHGYEWRFKHIFRGQPRRHLLTTGWSTFVTSKRLVAGDAFVFLRDGNGELHVGVRRLARQQSPMPQSVISSQSMHLGVLATASHAITTNTRFVVYYKPRTSQFIVGLNKYLEAVSHGFSVGMRFRMRFEGEDSPERRFTGTIVGTGDISSQWSESKWRSLKIHWDEPASMVRPDRVSPWEIEPFVAPTSGDVAQPGIKSKRPRPLDLPRTVASASSPFWYPGSGPTLEVSHLGSITEVQSHDNQLFWSSKQNSSLSNGVSNTSCRTHISGAWQHSILENGSLNLLRDSIEDNKQLITRSALLDYGSPMSSRASNGLLHDLVDRGNKREISSSCRLFGIDLRNSNNTPTKAKEILGPNVASSSADQAPMVPDKSDVDKDQCVEHLNHSDEKEQVPLEALPKDTHKQGLTSSRTRTKVQMQGVRVGRAVDLTALSGYDNLISELEKIFDIKGELCPRNKWEVVYTDDEDDMMLVGDDPWPEFCNMVRRIFIYSSEEVKKMTPRCKLPILSVEGEATMPSVDSEVKP, encoded by the exons GTATGGGAAGTGAGGATTTGTATACAGAGCTGTGGAAGGCATGTGCAGGGCCTTTAGTGGATGTTCCTCGGAATGGAGAACGTGTTTACTACTTTCCACAGGGTCACATCGAACAA TTAGAGGCTTCAACAAATCAAGCTGTGAATCAGCAGATTCCTCAGTTTAATCTTTCTTCTAAGATACTCTGCCGCGTTGTTCACATCCAGTTACTG GCTGAGGCAGACACTGATGAGGTCTATGCCCAGATCACATTGCATCCGGAGGCAGAG CAAGAGGAGCCTTCTAAACCTGATCCATGCCTGCCTGATCTGCCAAAACGAACGGTTCACTCGTTCTGTAAGATTTTAACCGCATCAGATACGAGCACTCATGGAGGATTTTCTGTTCTTCGGAAGCACGCTAATGAATGTCTCCCGCAACTG GACATGACTCAGGCGACTCCGACCCAAGATCTGGTTGCTAAAGATCTTCATGGGTATGAGTGGCGATTTAAGCATATCTTTAGAG GCCAACCTCGAAGACACTTGCTCACTACTGGATGGAGTACATTTGTAACATCCAAGAGATTGGTTGCTGGTGATGCTTTCGTGTTCCTGAG GGATGGTAATGGAGAACTACATGTTGGGGTTCGGCGTCTTGCTCGCCAGCAAAGCCCTATGCCTCAATCTGTGATATCCAGCCAAAGTATGCATCTCGGAGTTCTTGCGACTGCATCTCATGCTATTACAACGAACACTcggtttgttgtgtattataaGCCAAG GACAAGTCAATTTATAGTTGGATTAAACAAGTATCTGGAGGCTGTGAGTCATGGGTTCTCGGTGGGTATGCGTTTCAGGATGAGGTTTGAAGGAGAAGATTCTCCCGAAAGAAG ATTTACTGGAACGATAGTTGGAACTGGTGACATTTCCTCGCAATGGTCAGAATCTAAATGGCGATCCTTGAAG ATTCACTGGGATGAACCGGCATCCATGGTAAGGCCAGACAGGGTATCTCCATGGGAGATAGAGCCTTTTGTCGCTCCTACTAGTGGAGATGTTGCACAACCAGGAATAAAGAGCAAAAGACCCCGACCCCTTGATCTTCCCCGCACTG TTGCCTCAGCTTCTTCTCCATTCTGGTACCCTGGATCTGGTCCTACTCTTGAAGTGAGCCACTTAGGTAGTATTACTGAAGTGCAAAGCCATGATAACCAACTATTCTGGTCCTCAAAGCAGAATAGCAGCCTCTCCAACGGCGTGAGCAACACTAGTTGTAGGACACATATCAGTGGAGCTTGGCAGCATAGTATACTTGAAAATGGTTCCCTCAATCTGCTCCGCGACTCGATTGAAGACAACAAGCAGCTGATCACACGATCAGCTCTGTTGGATTATGGTTCTCCGATGTCCTCAAGGGCAAGTAATGGCCTCTTACATGACCTAGTGGATAGGGGTAATAAGCGTGAGATATCTTCTAGCTGTCGCTTATTTGGAATTGACTTGCGGAACTCTAATAATACGCCTACTAAGGCGAAAGAAATTCTTGGTCCGAATGTTGCATCCAGCTCAGCTGATCAGGCGCCCATGGTGCCTGACAAGTCTGACGTTGATAAGGACCAGTGTGTTGAGCATCTGAATCATTCAGACGAAAAGGAGCAAGTCCCATTGGAGGCACTACCAAAGGATACACACAAGCAGGGCCTCACTTCTTCACGAACTCGTACCAAG GTACAAATGCAAGGGGTTCGTGTTGGACGTGCGGTTGACTTGACTGCACTAAGTGGCTATGATAATCTTATCAGTGAGCTGGAGAAGATATTCGACATCAAGGGAGAGCTTTGCCCTCGAAACAAATGGGAAGTTGTGTACACGGATGACGAGGATGATATGATGCTTGTTGGGGACGATCCATGGCC AGAGTTCTGCAATATGGTGAGGAGGATATTTATATATTCTAGCGAGGAAGTGAAGAAGATGACCCCTAGATGCAAGCTTCCTATTTTATCAGTAGAAGGCGAAGCGACAATGCCAAGTGTAGATTCAGAGGTTAAACCTTGA
- the LOC107839300 gene encoding auxin response factor 9 isoform X3, which yields MGSEDLYTELWKACAGPLVDVPRNGERVYYFPQGHIEQLEASTNQAVNQQIPQFNLSSKILCRVVHIQLLAEADTDEVYAQITLHPEAEQEEPSKPDPCLPDLPKRTVHSFCKILTASDTSTHGGFSVLRKHANECLPQLDMTQATPTQDLVAKDLHGYEWRFKHIFRGQPRRHLLTTGWSTFVTSKRLVAGDAFVFLRDGNGELHVGVRRLARQQSPMPQSVISSQSMHLGVLATASHAITTNTRFVVYYKPRTSQFIVGLNKYLEAVSHGFSVGMRFRMRFEGEDSPERRFTGTIVGTGDISSQWSESKWRSLKIHWDEPASMVRPDRVSPWEIEPFVAPTSGDVAQPGIKSKRPRPLDLPRTEIAVASASSPFWYPGSGPTLEVSHLGSITEVQSHDNQLFWSSKQNSSLSNGVSNTSCRTHISGAWQHSILENGSLNLLRDSIEDNKQLITRSALLDYGSPMSSRASNGLLHDLVDRGNKREISSSCRLFGIDLRNSNNTPTKAKEILGPNVASSSADQAPMVPDKSDVDKDQCVEHLNHSDEKEQVPLEALPKDTHKQGLTSSRTRTKVQMQGVRVGRAVDLTALSGYDNLISELEKIFDIKGELCPRNKWEVVYTDDEDDMMLVGDDPWPEFCNMVRRIFIYSSEEVKKMTPRCKLPILSVEGEATMPSVDSEVKP from the exons ATGGGAAGTGAGGATTTGTATACAGAGCTGTGGAAGGCATGTGCAGGGCCTTTAGTGGATGTTCCTCGGAATGGAGAACGTGTTTACTACTTTCCACAGGGTCACATCGAACAA TTAGAGGCTTCAACAAATCAAGCTGTGAATCAGCAGATTCCTCAGTTTAATCTTTCTTCTAAGATACTCTGCCGCGTTGTTCACATCCAGTTACTG GCTGAGGCAGACACTGATGAGGTCTATGCCCAGATCACATTGCATCCGGAGGCAGAG CAAGAGGAGCCTTCTAAACCTGATCCATGCCTGCCTGATCTGCCAAAACGAACGGTTCACTCGTTCTGTAAGATTTTAACCGCATCAGATACGAGCACTCATGGAGGATTTTCTGTTCTTCGGAAGCACGCTAATGAATGTCTCCCGCAACTG GACATGACTCAGGCGACTCCGACCCAAGATCTGGTTGCTAAAGATCTTCATGGGTATGAGTGGCGATTTAAGCATATCTTTAGAG GCCAACCTCGAAGACACTTGCTCACTACTGGATGGAGTACATTTGTAACATCCAAGAGATTGGTTGCTGGTGATGCTTTCGTGTTCCTGAG GGATGGTAATGGAGAACTACATGTTGGGGTTCGGCGTCTTGCTCGCCAGCAAAGCCCTATGCCTCAATCTGTGATATCCAGCCAAAGTATGCATCTCGGAGTTCTTGCGACTGCATCTCATGCTATTACAACGAACACTcggtttgttgtgtattataaGCCAAG GACAAGTCAATTTATAGTTGGATTAAACAAGTATCTGGAGGCTGTGAGTCATGGGTTCTCGGTGGGTATGCGTTTCAGGATGAGGTTTGAAGGAGAAGATTCTCCCGAAAGAAG ATTTACTGGAACGATAGTTGGAACTGGTGACATTTCCTCGCAATGGTCAGAATCTAAATGGCGATCCTTGAAG ATTCACTGGGATGAACCGGCATCCATGGTAAGGCCAGACAGGGTATCTCCATGGGAGATAGAGCCTTTTGTCGCTCCTACTAGTGGAGATGTTGCACAACCAGGAATAAAGAGCAAAAGACCCCGACCCCTTGATCTTCCCCGCACTG AAATTGCAGTTGCCTCAGCTTCTTCTCCATTCTGGTACCCTGGATCTGGTCCTACTCTTGAAGTGAGCCACTTAGGTAGTATTACTGAAGTGCAAAGCCATGATAACCAACTATTCTGGTCCTCAAAGCAGAATAGCAGCCTCTCCAACGGCGTGAGCAACACTAGTTGTAGGACACATATCAGTGGAGCTTGGCAGCATAGTATACTTGAAAATGGTTCCCTCAATCTGCTCCGCGACTCGATTGAAGACAACAAGCAGCTGATCACACGATCAGCTCTGTTGGATTATGGTTCTCCGATGTCCTCAAGGGCAAGTAATGGCCTCTTACATGACCTAGTGGATAGGGGTAATAAGCGTGAGATATCTTCTAGCTGTCGCTTATTTGGAATTGACTTGCGGAACTCTAATAATACGCCTACTAAGGCGAAAGAAATTCTTGGTCCGAATGTTGCATCCAGCTCAGCTGATCAGGCGCCCATGGTGCCTGACAAGTCTGACGTTGATAAGGACCAGTGTGTTGAGCATCTGAATCATTCAGACGAAAAGGAGCAAGTCCCATTGGAGGCACTACCAAAGGATACACACAAGCAGGGCCTCACTTCTTCACGAACTCGTACCAAG GTACAAATGCAAGGGGTTCGTGTTGGACGTGCGGTTGACTTGACTGCACTAAGTGGCTATGATAATCTTATCAGTGAGCTGGAGAAGATATTCGACATCAAGGGAGAGCTTTGCCCTCGAAACAAATGGGAAGTTGTGTACACGGATGACGAGGATGATATGATGCTTGTTGGGGACGATCCATGGCC AGAGTTCTGCAATATGGTGAGGAGGATATTTATATATTCTAGCGAGGAAGTGAAGAAGATGACCCCTAGATGCAAGCTTCCTATTTTATCAGTAGAAGGCGAAGCGACAATGCCAAGTGTAGATTCAGAGGTTAAACCTTGA
- the LOC107839299 gene encoding uncharacterized protein At4g00950 encodes MVKESSSTLKLPLFSVNAQDDLGMLTPLHTLASIPFSWEEEPGKPRPCTDLIPLPNSINFNEPKLCLEPPPRLYNYYMESNKSASPTTVFDGPYITNKPRFSSFRFLRDRRRQGSFDSTASSETGQNSAFVVGKKKVESKSWWRRNSNNVKGKSGRDDSTDCVSLNDECTMKMATLERSGSFSGLSQSQAKTHIWATIYEGFKQVIPWKSKKSKKEALIG; translated from the exons ATGGTGAAAGAATCAAGTTCAACACTAAAACTTCCTTTGTTTTCAGTAAATGCACAAGATGATTTAGGCATGTTAACTCCTCTACACACTTTAGCATCCATACCATTTTCTTGGGAAGAAGAGCCTGGGAAGCCTCGTCCATGTACTGATCTTATCCCTTTACCAAACTCTATTAACTTCAATGAGCCCAAACTATGCTTAGAGCCACCTCCAAGGCTTTACAACTACTACATGGAATCAAACAAAAGTGCTTCCCCTACAACTGTTTTCGATGGGCCTTATATAACCAACAAGCCTAGGTTTTCATCCTTCAGGTTCTTGAGGGATCGTCGTAGACAAGGGTCTTTTGACAGTACTGCTAGCTCTGAAACAGGACAAAATAGTGCATTTGTTGTTGGCAAGAAGAAAGTGGAGAGTAAAAGCTGGTGGCGCCGCAATAGTAATAATGTTAAAGGCAAATCTGGTAGAGATGATTCAACAGATTGTGTTAGTCTTAATGATGAATGCACTATGAAAATGGCAACACTTGAAAGAAGTGGAAGCTTTTCAGGTCTCTCACAGTCACAGGCTAAGACTCATATTTGG GCAACTATATACGAAGGATTCAAGCAGGTAATACCATGGAAGAGcaaaaaatcaaagaaagaagCGCTTATCGGCTAA
- the LOC107839298 gene encoding uncharacterized protein LOC107839298 encodes MLHSSHHFGTLVGNRRSTGRRRRMGVMGKLRMFVVQEPVVAASCLIGGFGLFLPAVVRPILDSFESSKQIPAPALNDVVAGMTGKKQG; translated from the exons ATGTTACACAGCAGCCATCATTTTGGGACATTAGTGGGTAATAGGAGATCTacgggaagaagaagaagaatgggggTAATGGGGAAATTAAGAATGTTCGTGGTCCAGGAACCAGTCGTTGCTGCTTCTTGTCTCATCGGCGGCTTCG GCCTCTTCCTTCCTGCGGTTGTAAGGCCTATTCTGGACTCTTTTGAATCATCCAAGCAAATCCCAGCACCTGCTTTAAACGAT GTGGTTGCGGGTATGACCGGTAAAAAACAAGGATAA
- the LOC107839297 gene encoding uncharacterized protein LOC107839297, producing the protein MAVAEARTAWQRAANRYLVQEDAKRAPKLACCSSASPSLKQVDTGPADGADAQNPPGTCFLPFNRNSSYCDLSPNSRWWLHLQPNYGYHKGLVSEAVDSMEAEMENTGLALDSIPKSSELCDQSETAGSYVDEIIVGGSLGSQVARSASLVNNDLGIGCKELTDVFTEISKDSCNLEDTVNTYEASKRGMVDLTAGKQVDELSFDTEYPWIGVEKTEPWWRTADREELALLVAQRSHDFMENCDLPQPPNNLVKRDHNLDVDSKIYASSVGPKAGCMHQHNTNIHKRGNLSFERPSQLDAEGNLQRHACKASSLRNRDTPSQKLVPETNTSGDDESKAQLLKALCHSQTRAREAENAAKQAFAEKEHVIQLVFRQASQLFAYKQWFQLLQLENFYFQIKNKKNQPISAMLPAMLPWVPQKTKKFRKKSARVKRAKRARPKYDLSRYAVVFALGLGLVGAGLLLGWTVGWMLPTF; encoded by the exons ATGGCTGTGGCAGAAGCAAGAACCGCTTGGCAAAGAGCAGCTAATCGATATTTGGTTCAGGAGGATGCCAAACGAGCTCCAAAGTTGGCGTGCTGCTCATCAGCATCACCCTCATTGAAACAGGTTGATACTGGGCCTGCAGATGGTGCTGATGCACAAAATCCTCCTGGCACATGTTTCCTGCCTTTCAACAGGAACTCTTCATATTGTGATTTATCCCCTAATTCAAGATGGTGGCTTCATCTTCAACCTAATTATGGGTATCATAAGGGCTTAGTGAGTGAAGCGGTAGATTCTATGGAAGCAGAGATGGAGAACACAGGACTAGCTTTAGATTCAATCCCGAAAAGTAGCGAGCTCTGTGATCAGAGTGAAACAGCTGGTAGTTACGTGGATGAAATTATTGTAGGTGGATCTCTAGGTTCTCAGGTTGCAAGGTCTGCAAGCCTTGTAAACAATGACTTGGGAATAGGATGCAAAGAACTAACAGATGTGTTTACTGAAATTTCCAAGGATAGTTGTAACCTCGAGGACACAGTGAATACTTATGAAGCAAGTAAGAGGGGTATGGTTGATCTTACAGCCGGTAAACAAGTAGATGAGCTTTCATTTGATACAGAGTATCCTTGGATTGGTGTTGAGAAAACGGAGCCATGGTGGCGAACTGCAGATAGAGAGGAACTAGCTTTATTGGTTGCACAGAGATCACATGACTTTATGGAGAATTGTGATCTTCCCCAGCCTCCGAATAATCTTGTTAAACGGGACCACAATTTGGATGTTGACAGTAAGATTTATGCTTCTTCTGTGGGTCCAAAAGCTGGATGTATGCATCAACACAATACGAATATTCATAAACGTGGCAATCTTTCCTTTGAACGTCCGTCTCAGTTAGATGCTGAAGGGAACTTGCAGCGTCATGCTTGCAAGGCGTCAAG TTTGAGGAACAGGGACACCCCTAGCCAAAAGCTTGTGCCTGAAACGAACACATCTGGAGATGATGAAAGCAAGGCCCAACTACTAAAAGCACTTTGTCATTCTCAAACGCGTGCAAGGGAAGCTGAGAACGCGGCGAAGCAAGCCTTTGCAGAGAAGGAGCACGTCATTCAACTGGTATTTAGACAAGCATCACAACTTTTTGCCTACAAGCAATGGTTCCAGCTACTGCAACTAGAGAACTTCTACTTTCagattaaaaacaagaaaaaccaGCCGATATCGGCCATGTTACCAGCAATGTTACCATGGGTGCCCCAGAAAACAAAGAAATTCCGGAAGAAGTCTGCTAGGGTGAAACGAGCCAAGCGAGCCCGTCCCAAGTATGACTTGAGCCGATATGCAGTTGTTTTCGCACTAGGTTTGGGTCTTGTTGGTGCAGGATTGCTTCTTGGGTGGACGGTGGGGTGGATGTTACCGACGTTCTGA